One part of the Bacteroidia bacterium genome encodes these proteins:
- a CDS encoding adenylate/guanylate cyclase domain-containing protein → MIAPTIPDNEVDRLAALYALNLKEQSKEDRFDKMVNLASSCLKVPIAYVATVDKNHQLIHASCGLNFVSSDRTTSFCGHAILQDAPLIIPDTHADDRFHDNPLVVNDPFIRFYAGYPLTSPDGFKIGTLCIADHQPRVLTKAELEMFMDLGFMLEQQLQLLQLGEIQLQLVQSRNETLRINKELDNHNQFFQQIFGRYMSQELLSSILSNEKNLELGGEEREATVMMSDLRGFTPMAKRYGAQRTVEILNMYLEEMIDIIQQHGGFINEILGDGILVVFGVPHYRDNPCYSAVMCAKAMHDGLERVNEKLKAKGYQHLEMGIGINSGNLIAGNIGSSQRMKYGVIGDTVNLAARIESFTVGGQTLVSERTYENVQDKIEAEGNLRVKIKGYKQVFKIFDLSSAKSATPSK, encoded by the coding sequence ATGATTGCACCCACTATTCCGGATAATGAGGTTGACCGATTGGCTGCTCTTTATGCCCTAAATTTAAAAGAGCAGAGCAAAGAAGATCGTTTTGACAAAATGGTCAATCTGGCTTCAAGCTGTTTGAAAGTTCCTATAGCCTATGTCGCGACCGTTGATAAGAATCATCAATTGATCCATGCTTCCTGCGGATTGAATTTCGTTTCATCAGATCGAACGACTTCCTTCTGCGGCCATGCCATCCTTCAGGACGCCCCGCTCATCATTCCTGATACTCATGCAGACGATCGCTTTCATGACAATCCCCTGGTCGTCAATGATCCCTTTATTCGATTCTATGCAGGCTATCCCTTGACAAGTCCGGATGGATTTAAAATCGGAACCTTATGCATAGCAGATCATCAGCCTCGAGTTCTTACAAAAGCAGAACTGGAGATGTTCATGGATTTGGGCTTTATGCTAGAGCAGCAATTGCAATTGTTGCAATTAGGAGAAATCCAGCTACAATTGGTTCAGAGTCGAAATGAAACCTTGCGGATCAATAAGGAGCTTGACAATCACAATCAATTTTTTCAGCAAATCTTTGGGAGATATATGAGTCAGGAACTTCTTTCCTCGATTCTCAGCAATGAAAAAAACCTGGAACTAGGAGGGGAAGAGCGAGAAGCCACGGTAATGATGAGTGATTTGAGAGGATTTACCCCTATGGCTAAACGTTATGGCGCTCAACGGACCGTAGAAATCCTCAATATGTATTTGGAAGAAATGATTGATATTATCCAGCAACATGGAGGTTTTATCAATGAAATTTTGGGCGATGGGATATTGGTTGTCTTTGGAGTTCCACATTATAGAGATAATCCTTGTTACAGTGCCGTGATGTGTGCCAAAGCTATGCATGATGGCCTGGAGCGTGTAAATGAAAAATTGAAAGCCAAAGGTTACCAGCATTTGGAAATGGGAATAGGGATCAATTCTGGGAACTTAATAGCCGGCAATATTGGCTCCAGTCAACGGATGAAATATGGGGTAATCGGAGATACCGTGAATCTGGCTGCCAGAATAGAGTCCTTTACCGTAGGAGGGCAAACCCTTGTATCTGAACGAACCTATGAAAATGTGCA